tttggttatatttcatgaatctatcttcgtttttggtaattggattgtgaattttaaagaggaaactgggggttttggcctaaagtttcataatgtgaatttttcagttttgaacatcgaatgggagtcagatttgagtgaaactagtatggttggactcgtaattgaatgcattgttggattttgaaaattttgtagggttccgaggtgtgggcccagGTTGGGCTTTtggtcgattttgggcttttgattctagatttgatctttttcgatcgagattggttcctttagcattggttgatgtatttgagttgtttttggttagtttcgagccgttcggaggtcggaacacgcaggatggcatctttggagcatcgcttggcttgctcgacattggtattggcttgttcgaggtaagtaactcttctaatcttagtgctgagggtatgaaccccgaaatacgtgttatgtgattggtattaaggtgatgcacatgctaggtgatgggtgtgtgggcgtgcaccatgtgaattgggaatCTGTtgcttccatggcactgtatagtggccttattttgttgatatccgtgtttttaccatgtgataaagtaattgagctgtcaatcatgctagatatcatgtttaggctttatgccgatactgttgggacccatagtggtcatttcttgctgtcatctcactgatttcattgatatttcgtacttagtcatattcatgcattcatatcatatctcagtcttagttgttatttattaatacatcatatcattgttgtcgggctagtttcatatCATTGTAAGCccatgagtgagactggagagattgatgactgagtgaggtcgagagcctgattatgagtgacaattatgggatcgcgctgcacgccgcaacatgctatattgatttatggctggatctggcttatgatagtgcttgggctgtaggagcccctccggagtctgcacacccctagtaagtgcggttgattatattgagggatggatattccctggacatggatcttgtccgaagcatttatatacctagagatggatcttctccaatGGTCCGGATTAGCCTTCCTCGgaactgagtgactgatggtcagtaatgtatatattccgggatggatcttccctgggccgtataggccatatacagtaccgagtggttgagcatgatgagtggaaagtgtgagacaatgagattgagtactctgagagtatgagtacatgaatcatctctgagatacatggcattggcatgcacacatgatatacatacatagagatgcatttttcctcacgttgtacggtatcacgtccttcatgactttttacacacattgatatgtgggcatagagaggtatttcacacttgctatctggaaagaaaacgaAATATCTTATTtgttgtggaaaggatatttggaaaaattacaattattaaacttactcgtatttttggcattttcggtaaaagatttaggttttcactaagatacttgaaaagcatgactatttttctggaactgtgaacgagctgagcattttacttctaagatacatcttttattacttgtattatgctgttatgaattgttgtgaaatattggtattggacccgaccttgtgttcgtttgtcactactttcaacctaaggttaggtttgttacttattgagtacatagggtcggttgtactcatactacacttctgcactttgcgtgcagatgttggctgttgatgttgctatAATCGaggggagctggatttgaagatgtacatgcgtcccggttgtagctgcctcttgttcgtagTAGCCTTAGATcaataaaactctatttatgtacttttcaaacagacgatgtatttattttatttctgcaTTGTAAACTATattattagaagctcatgatttgtactaccagtttttggggaatgtattagattcagatatttctttacttaattactttattaattgttattagaattggttagtggttaattggcttacctagtgggttaggttaggtgccatcacgactagtcgaattttgggtcatgacacttatGAATCTAgttctctaataccaacttgtcacgaccccaatttccctccataggatgtcgtgatggcacctagtctctaagactaggtaagcctaataatttgtggaataactgaatataaactaAACTCACacctcaacacatgaaatataaatacgaactgtgattcaaataattacaactcccaaaatccggtagaaacaagtcacaagcttctaagagaaaatactaagtgtctctatatatcagagtttaaggaaaataaggaaaaacaacttAACAAGGATatagggggactctgaggtctgcggatgctgtcagatataccttgaaatctccacgtACGGCTAGCTCACTGGTACCTGGTCTGGTAAGCAGTATGCTGGCAACTtaacaagtatagtatgagtacaccacaacggtactcagtaagtttcaagcctaacctcggtagagtagtgacgagatcaggtcagggccctactagaataaaagGAAATAAggcaaaaaatataataatacaatgaaatgactAAGAAATGAACAACGAGAAATGACAGAGAagtaacaacacaacaaatagagataaacaataggggcgctcccgaggtaccgcctcgtagtcccaaacataaatacaCAATAGGAGGATGTCCCGATGTACCGCCtcctagtcccaaaagtaaatacacgacaagggatctcccaaggtactgcctcgcagtcccaaaagtaaatacgtgatagggggagctcccgaggtaccgcctcgtagtcctaaaagtaaatacataacaggggatctctcgaggtaccgcctcgtagtcccaaaagtaaatatcgagcaggggatctcccgaggtacctcctcatagtcccaaaagtaaatatgtaggaggggatctcccaaggtaccgcctcgtagtctcaaaagtaaatacacaactcataacctatAGAACAACGAAATTACAGCAAAGAATCATACAGTTAAACACCGAATACAAATGAAGaaaacagataattcaactaagcatgttgcacaaattgcaagtaagagttaagacacgtagacatgtgatacttagctaaacatgataactacacatgctaaggcaactcagttaaggatttttaaaagaaaactactcagcaagaaccaaaattttcatatttagcatgtgtacgtacttgtcacctcatgtTCATGGCACTCACATATCATGAATTGTTGCAACAGTACTAAAACCTAAGGGGattttttcccacacaaggttagacaagtcacttacctcaaaccaagttcaatcagtcaataagaatgcctttccttTGATTTTTCGACTTtgaacggcccaaatctagccaaaagcaattacacactataaatacaactacaagaaattaatttgaataatcaaaatacgactttagcaaagaatcgaaaaaattgccccaaaacgtcgacccgggcccacgtctcggaatcgggtaaaagtcacaaaatacgaatacccattcaatattgagttcacccataccaacattactcaaatccgacctcaaattgctTTGAAATTCCCAAACTTTCGGTCTAAGAACTTCCACcatttcccccaaatttctcaacccaattccttaattaaatgaagaaataattGATAGATTAGTGGATATTTATCAAAAGCAAGTTAaaaatccttacccaaatgttttccccagaaaattcttgaaatttcgcctcaatccgagctctctagctTCAAAGATGGAGAATAAAATTAAACCCTCAGAATTAGCCCTTTTCAGGTGCGGCTATTACTTAGGCCACAAAATCTTGCTTCTGCGGCATCCTAAGCGCACCTGCGCGTGTGCTTCTGCGAAGGGACAACCGTATCtgcgattccgcttctgcggaaggtctccgcttctgcgaataaCAGGCCTCCCTGGCATTTCAGCTTCTGCGCTCATTTCTCCGtagaagcgactccgcttctgcggccttcacgtCGCACCTACGACAACATGCCACTTTCTCTAGCCCCGCATCTGCGCCCAatggctcgcttctgtgagctcgcacctacggtcaatCTTGCgaaggtgcgattgcaccagaactggtgccttcagccattctcacaagtccaaatttgattagttaaccatccggaatccaccctaGACCCcctgggacctcgaccaaatatatcaaccagtcctaaaaaatcatacaaacttagtcgagcctttaaattacctcaaacaacactaaaaatacgaattgcgcattgattcaagcctaataaactttaaaacttcaaatttctacattcgacgctgaaacctatcaaattaagtctgattgacctcaaattttgcacacaagtcataattgatattacaaacctacttcaactttcggaatcgaaatccgaccccgatttcAGAAAGTCCACTcatggtcaaactttccaacaatCATCCAAAtcccaactttcaccaattaacgctgaaatgacctacagacctccaaatcaatatccggacacgctcttgagaccaaaatcaccctacggagctattggaaccctcaaaacttcattccggattcgtcttcacacaattcaaccTATGGTCAATTTTCAcgacttaaagctttcgaaattagaattttccatccgaatcaactttgAATttctcgaaattcgattccgatcACGCGTCCAAGTCATAAAACATAAAgtaaaactactcaaggcctcaaaccgccgaatgacgcgctagggctcaaactaactggtcgagtcgttacatgtTAGAAGCTTGTTTAAATTCATAATTATTTCCAACTTTACCACTTTTTAGTTGAATTAGAAGTTCTCGATATTGGTAGAGTAGGAAATTATACGCAGTGTATATGGAGTTCAAATTGAAAAAGAATTCCATCATTAGGTAATTTACAATTAGatccttaaattatacaaatatttaagggTATAAAAGTCTATCAAAATTTcggggatatatatatatatatatatatatatatatatatatatatatataaagagaagaaactactctccaatttgaattggtagttttgattttttcttattttcgaattttaaatatatttaaattaaaaaaaattactaataattattttttaactaaataactaattattaacacaTATACCATGCGGCGTTTTTCTATGCTACCTTTTGGCTTAATGTGATACATTTTTCTTTGGCTTTTAGTAATATATAGATATGATTGCGGTTCCAGATTCTTACGCCATAAGAATggattttcatttatatttatcCTTCGTAAAACTGCAGATATAATCGGGTTCAAAGAATCTGTGCAAAGATTGAACTGTTTTTAGTGCATGATATTATTTTCAACATTAAAGTATATCTATTTTAGTAGGAATATAACAAATTTACCATATTtgcaaaattatattttcattcaAAGAGAAAAAATAAGCAAAACGACCTCTTTATTACACTTTTTTTAAGCCGAGAGAATTTTGTCATATATATCAAACTGATAATCTGGAAAGGAAAGTTTTGTACCGAAGAAGGCAAAGTTGTTATTTCCATTAAAGCATTCCCTTTTTAAAACCATTTCCTTTTCCTTTGACAAGGAATTCGATTTATATGAATGCAAATTTACTGAAACGCGTCTTTTTCAAGGAAGTTCTTGTTGGCCTCTTTCTTCTGCTCCTTTTAGACCAAAAAGTTACCCACATTTGTTCtctatataaataataattaatgtTTTCTCATGTGTGAAGATTGATCTGAAAATGACTAAGAAAGTGGTGGTTTCTTTCTTGTTAATGATGTTCATGTTTTTTGGTTTAGTAAAGGCAAACATATATGTGGTTGGTGATTCTGCTGGTTGGACAAGCACTGGGCAAGTGGATTATAAGAGATGGTCAGCATCTAAGCATTTTCAAGTTGGAGATGTTCTTCGTAAGCCATTATTCttttctaatttttatttttaatttttttaaaaagaaattggCCTACCTTATGCTCTCTACATTTTTGCTATAATAATTATGTATTTGGGTAATTTTTTTTCATATGTCTAAGTTTTGGCGGGCTGAGTTATAGTACGTGTGCTTTTAGGAGATAAGATATACTTGGTAAATTAGTGCAAAATGgcctataaaaattaaaataattatgtaGCTAGTTGAAGTGACGGATGCATACTGCTTACAGTGGACATCTATAAATGAAATGTTGTAAATATATGCAGTTATATAAGTATGTAGCAATTCTTATAGAGAATTAGTGTGTGTATTTGAAATGCACACGCACAAATgtaatttttttgtaaaatctgAGTAGCATATATGTATAATAATTGTTATATAGGAGGAGATGTTCCTTAGAAATTCTTTAAGACGGGAAACGAATGGCCAGATGAAGAACGATTTAGAATATAAAAAGATAAAGTAACGgttcatttttatttaatttgaaCTTGAATATTGTTTCAGGGGGGAATATTTTCCAGTATGAACTCCATTAGgagttggaaaaaaaaaaaaaaaactccatTAGGAGTTCAGTGGAAAAAAATTCTCCACTAGGATTTACTTTACCATCAACTCAAATTTCAAGGTAAAATACAGAACTGAACCTTAGTCTTATAACCACTATGGCAAGATTTCTTCAGTTTCAGTATCAATCTTCTAAAGTTATATGGATTTTTTCCACATTTAAAAATTTACTCGCATTCAATATTTATATCGAtccaataaatatattatatatgacACATGTCTTGACATAGACTCTTAAAATCACTAAATCATTCTTCCTATCTTTAAAAAGGATTGACACTATTTCCttattagtctgttccaaaaagatTGACACCTTTCaatattttcttaataaaaaGCATTTATAACACAACAAATGCTATGACAGATTTCAGACCACAAGTTTGAAAAGTTTTACTGTCACACAAATGACATGACTTATTTAAgatcacaaattttaaaagtctttctCTTTTTTATAAAAGTTTGTGCCAAGTCAAACTAAGACAATTATTTTGAAACAGATGAATagttaattaatacatattcttaCTTTAATTTATAACTAACAAATGGTATATTAATATGATTTGGTGCAAGCCGGGTGAGAGAGTCCTCAGTTCATGAAAATACTTATTAGTCATCGGTTCCAAACCGGAGCGTTTACCTTGAAATATTCTCGTATGCACCAACTTCAGGCCTGTTTAAGTACGTAATAATATCCTAATACACTTCAATTGTAGTTTTCTGTTTAACTCGAAGTTTTGACTTTCTCCTCGAGATTTCCCTCTTAAATTTTGAAGGGACCGATATGTGTCACCTAGCTTGTTCAAAGCACTTGAAAGTTCAATTGTGGATATTGTTTTACAAATCACAAAATCTCACcagtaatattttttttttcttttttttttttttgtgtatgcAGTGTTTGAATTCGATCCAAAATTAGATAATGTGGTACGAGTGACAAAGGAGGATTTCCAAGCATGCAATGCCTCATCCCCTTTTGGTACCCCAAGCACTGGCAAGGAATGGTTCTCTCTTAATGTTGAAGGCCACTTCTATTTCATTTGCAGCGTTCCAGGCCATTGTAAGGCTGGTCAAAATGTGGAAATCCTCGTTCATTCGGCGGCTCCTACAACCTCCCCGGCCGCATCTCCGCCGGCAATTCTGGCTCCAGCGCCGTCTACACCCAGCCCGTTGAGCCCTCATAGTCCCCCAGATTCAGCCCCTAGTAATGGATCAATTCTGCATTTCCCAAGCTTTTGCTTCTCATTGGGGCTACTCGTATTTTCAATGTATTTCGTCGCTTGTTGCTACTAGACAATCAAGGTGAAAAAATGAATTACTTGGATTTGGAAGAAGGTCTAGCTGAAATCTGTGGAAACCGCTGAAATAGAAGTCACTGTCTATTTCCTTACTCTTAGCGTCGGgagaactttgaaattttatggTTCAGCTCGAGTTTTTCCAAAGTTTTTGTGCCAATTCTTAAATTGTATGTTCAAAATGCATCACCTCCACTTAGATGAATATTTCCAGACTTTAAATAAGAGACAAACAATATGTTGCATTTTATTTACAGTGTACACTAACCTTTTTGGATTTGATATTCAAAAACGACACATTAATTCAAACACGACTTTAAAATGACAAACTTGTTATAAAATAAACAATGCAAAGTAAATTAaccaaagataagtatagagagattgatatattattcaacttcaaactcctgtatataatgaactgaagaaaggaagcagctgcaagactTTTCAGGGAACATCTACGATTCTTTTCTTgaactgcttgtaagctgtctgcatgagctgctcgcAACTtgtctgtttaataagaagctgttgcaagtcatttcattgagttgcttgcaacctgcccgCATCAGCTGCTTGGAGATAAACTTCAATGaaatactaaatggataatcttcttgaTGAAGATTATCTACAGTGGaataataaatggacatccacaataatattttcataatactCCTTAGATGTTCATTATTAagtgtctcgttaaaaccttactaggaaaaaaattctagtcaagaaaaaagagtacactaATAATATACATTGcaagttgcctcattaaaaaccttacaaggaaaactcagtaaagaaaaatatgggtaggaaaaaaagagtacaatgcatACTTTGCTCCCCCTGATAAAGACGTTGTTTCAAATACCCAAGTCTCCGCATTTCAATCTTATATACCGTCTTCTCGAAGGTTGTAGTTGGCAAAGATAAATAAATCTGCCTGATTTTCACTTAAACGGATGtgttgcacatcaatatcactatttttctgaagatcatgtgtgtagaatatttttgataaaatgtgcttcgttctatctccttttataaatccttcaTTCagttgggctatgcatgcaacattgtcttcgtataaaattgtgggtcatCGATCACATTCCAAATCACATTTTTGTCAAATGAAATGACTCActgattgtcacgccccaaaactaacctgtcgtgatggcgcctaacgtggtactaggcaagccgacacttcaaaatacttccaacacttttaaatgaaaaataagaataacacaggtttaaatcatcaaaactctcaaAAACAAACTGGATAGAAAATCAAAACCCAATACGGAAATTTCCaacatcggggtatcactgagtacatgagcgtctatacaatACAAGTCTAGAATTAATGTCTATGAAAGactaaaactaaatacataaagcggaaagatagggaaggagagacaaggtctgcgaataCCGAGCAGCTACCTTAGAAACTTCAACGATCAAGCTGCGGAAAGAAATAAACACCCACCGTGTCCGAGAATACCtagatttgcacacgaagtgtagggtgtagcgtgagtacaaccaactcaataagtaacaagactaaatgatggactgaaagtagtgacgaactttaCGGATATAGCTCAATTACAGAAATTacgacatgctttcaaattcgacaattaaggccaaaacagttaattcatgtcaagttcaattgaaacagaatgtaatatctctcagaaattacaTGACAGTGATATATGCCAGCTGAAATACAATagtaatgaaatcaagtgcaaaatctcagagcatcagtcactcagtcctcccatgcactccaacctcacagtcactcatcccTCACAGtctctcattcctctcaatcgctcggcactcagcactgggagtgtgtacagactccggaggagttCCTTCAGCCTAagagctataacaagccaatcctGTCacaaatcaatgaaacatgttgcggcgtgcagcccaatcccataaatattctcacaatcaaGCCCCCGGCTCACccaatcatcaacctctccagtctttgGGGCTCTCACTAACCAtcataatcaacccaaacaacaatgatataatatatcaataatgAACATTacagactgagatataatatgcaagaaaaactgtgactgagtacaaaacaataatttagcatataatttaacaagtacacgacctctgtgggtccctacaatgccaacacatagtctaaacatgatttctaacatggtttgcagttcaatttctaaaacacatggagaatatacggataacaacagattattcaaatACACAGTTCTTAGGAATTAAAAAGGTAACCATTCCTACGGTGCTCGCCCAcatgcccgttacctagcatgtgcgtcaccttaaaaccAATCACATGTTACATAATACGGGATTTCGTACTCtcaaaaccaaatttagaactgttatttACCTCAAGCCTTGCAAATCCCCACTCCAACACACCCTCGCCTCGCGAACCGGcatccaaatgcctcgaatctagccataaatagttcgatataatcaacacgggctaaaggaattaattcgataagaaaatactaagttattaatcaagagtcgactcaaaagccggccaccgggtccacgtctcgaaattcgataaaagtcacaaagcCTGAaagctcatccaaccacgagcccagccataccaaatttaccaaaatcccaCACCAAATCACCACCCaaaaccccaaatcaaactctccaaatcccgagcctcaatttcccaaattccaccttaaatacacacaaactaggtgggaaattcaatgggggaAGCAAGATTAATGATTAAATATgaacacaagggacttacctcaagaaacccctcaaaaatcCTCTCACAAATCGCCTAATCCTGAGcttgaaatgttcaaaatgaagaaaagttgcgaacccttgaatttaaaTGGCCTGCCTAGCCTCTTCTCTTCTGCGGTTCATTTAGCCGCTTCTGCAGCACCAATTTTACGGTCAaccatccgcatttgcggaagtCACTAATGTCGTCCAACCACTTCTGCGGTCACAAATCCCActtctgcgggtgcgcatctACGCAAAtcgttcgcttctgcggaccagcctCCCCAAGCTCTCTTCCGCTTCTACAATCCTCCACGCGCATGTGAGTCTGCATCTGCGAAACGCTTTCTGCCCCTACGATACACCCAAGTCCATACCAGATCTTGCTCCTATGCCacaccagccgcacctgcggccaacccctcgtaggtgcgatcacatcagagaactcccagcttcagcaatgcactaagtccTATTTTTggcccgttaaccatccgaaattgacccgaggcccccgagacctcaatcaaacatacaaAAAAGTCCTAACActcaatacgaacttagtcgagcactcaaatcacctcaaacaacatcaaaaacactaattgcacccccaattcaagcctattgaaactaaggaaattctaacttctacaatgatgccgaaacctatcaaatcacgtccgattgaacccaaattttgcacacaagtcacaaatgacacaacggacctacttcaactccCGGAACTCCAACCCAAGCCCgctaaccacaaagtccactctcggtcacacttttaaatttctagtttttgtcatttcaagcctaattcaactacggacctccaaatcataatccggacacgctcctaagtccaaaattaccaacggagctaacgaaaccaacaaaactccattccagagtcatttactcataagtcattatccggtcaacctttttaacttaatcATCCAACTTTGAGACTAATTGTCTCAATTCAATCTGAAATATCTCCAGACcggaaccgactaccccggcaagtcacataacaactataaagcacaaaataAGCAGTAAGTGGGGGAAGGGGCAACAACTATCAAAACgaccggacgggtcgttacatctgCCCCCTctaaaacaagcgttcgtcctcgaacgggtttagaaacgtacctgaagtctcaaataggcataaaTATCTATTCCGCATCTctcgctcgatctcccaagtagcctcctcaactggctgacctatCCACTGCACCTTcgctgaagctatgtcctttgacctcaactttcgaacctgccgatccaaaatggccacctgctccacatcataagtcaaatcatcatcccactgaaccgtgctgaaatctagaacatgagacggatagtcgacatacttccggagtatagaaacatggaatactggatgcacactcgacaaactaggtgggaaggcaagcttgtaagccacctcaccaatcatctgaagtacctcaaacgacccaatataccgagggctcaacttgcctttcttcctaaacctcataacacccttcatgggtgaaaccttgagcagtaccttttccccaaccatgaaagcaacatcacgaaccttcctataggcgtaactcttttgtctggactgcgtcgtgcgaagccgatcctgaatcaatttaaccttgtccgaAGCATCTTGAagcaagtcagtacccaatagcctagcctccccaagctcaaaccaacccaccggatatcgacaccgtctaccatacaagcctcatacggagccatctgattGCTCGACTGGTAgatattattgtaggcaaactccatgagcggcagaaactgatcccaagaaacctcgaaatcaatgacacaagcgcatagcatgtcctccaatatctgaatagtgcacttggACTGtctgtccgtttgagggtgaaatgttgtactcaactcaacttgggTCACAACTCTTgctgcacgactctccaaaactgcaatgtaaactacgtgccccgatttgaaatgatggacactgacacaccgtgaaggcgaacaatctcgcggatgtaaatctcagccaaccgctctgaagaatgagtagtcccaactggaatgaagtgcgcagacttggtcagctgatccacaatcacccaaataacatcaaactttctcgaaGTATGTGGTAGCCTAACtataaaatccatggtgatcccctcccattttcactctagaATCTTTagtttctgaagcaatccacccatttactgatgctcatactttacctgctaacagttaaggcaccgagctacaaaccccactatatccttcttcactcttctccactaataatgctgcctcaagtcttggtacatcttcgcggcacccggatgaatggaataccacgaaccgTGGGCCTCCTCATGAATCAACTtatgtagcccatctacattaggcacacaaatccgaccctgcatcctcaacacccccatcatcaccaatagtaatGTCTCTAGCATCAGcgtgctaaaccgtgtccttaagaacaagcaaatggggatcatcatactggcgctctctgatgcgatcatataaggaaggcctagaaaccacacaagctagaacccggctgggctctgaaatatctaatctcacgaactggttggccaaggcttgaacatcaactgcaagaggtctctcaccaacaggtatgaatgcaaggctacccatacttaccgcctttctactcaaggcatcggctactacattggccttcccgggatgatacagaatagtgatatcataatcctttagcagctccaaccatctccactgcctcaaatttagatccttttgtttgaacaagtgctggagactcccgtgatccgtaaatacctcacaagacacaccgtacagat
This sequence is a window from Nicotiana tomentosiformis chromosome 5, ASM39032v3, whole genome shotgun sequence. Protein-coding genes within it:
- the LOC104085744 gene encoding mavicyanin-like, with amino-acid sequence MTKKVVVSFLLMMFMFFGLVKANIYVVGDSAGWTSTGQVDYKRWSASKHFQVGDVLLFEFDPKLDNVVRVTKEDFQACNASSPFGTPSTGKEWFSLNVEGHFYFICSVPGHCKAGQNVEILVHSAAPTTSPAASPPAILAPAPSTPSPLSPHSPPDSAPSNGSILHFPSFCFSLGLLVFSMYFVACCY